In Exiguobacterium sp. 9-2, the genomic window GCCGAGCGCTTCCGTCAACGCTGCCCCGAGGACGATCGCGGTATCTTCGACCGTGTGGTGGGCATCGATCCACGTATCACCTTTTGCTGTCACCTTCAGACCGATCCGGGCCTGAAAGGCAAATAACGTCAACATATGATCAAAGAACCCGACACCGGTCTTGATTTCAACCGGACCTCCTGCGAGATCGACCTCAACCTTGATGTCTGATTCTGCACTTACTCGTTCGCTTGCGCCACGCCGCATCGTAATTCCTCCTCTACACACGTTTCTAATACTTGCATCGCTTCTGGTGATCCACAACTGACACGGAATGCCTGGTCAAACAAGCGGATCCGTAATCCAGCGTCAGCACAACGCTGCGTAAAGCGTTCGGCTTCCGGATACTCGACATAGACGAAGTTCGCTGCACTCGGATACGTCTTGCCGATTGGCGCGAGAATCCGCTCGATCGCTTCGCGGCTCGCATACGTTTCCTCTAAGACTCGATCGAGTTCCGGTTCTGCCATGATGGCGATGCCGACAGCTGCTGATAGACCAGAGACGTTGTACGGTGATTTAATCTGTTCGATTTCTTCGATGATTTGTTCGCTCGCGATGACAAAACCAAGTCGGAGCGATGCGAGTCCGAACGCTTTCGAGAGCGTCCGTAAGATGATCGCTTTCGGATATTCCTCGAGTAAGTGAAGCATCGACTGTTCGAGCGCGAAGTCGATGTACGCCTCATCGATGACGACGTATTTGCCACTGTCGAGCAAGCGACGGATGTCCGCTTCCTTGCGGAGGACACCGGACGGATTGTGCGGGTGACTCAAGAAGATGATCTCACCAGGAGCTGCGATCAATCCGTCGACGTCAAGCGCCATCTCGTCGAGTAACGGCACGCGTTCAAACGGTGCCCGTGCTCGGTCAGCGTAGAACTGGTACATGACGAAATCCGGTTCCGAGGCGATGACCGGCATGCCGGGTCCGCCGTAGCGGGCACATAAGTAGCCGATCAGCTCATCCGAGCCGTTCCCGGCGACGAGTTGCGTCGGACGGACACCAGCGTATGTTGCGTACGATGCCCTAACTTGATCGATGATCTCGACAGGATATTCATTTAAAGGGAACGTCGCGATCAATTCCTGGATCGCTTCGATCCCGACTGGACTGTGGGTCGTGAATCGTTCGTTTTGGTGTAATCGCATTAGTCTTCCCTCACTTCGATGGCTTGTGCGTGTGCTTCGAGTCCTTCGACCCGGGCAACGGTCTTCGCTGCGTTCGCGAGACGTTGTACGCCTGCGCGTGTGGCTTCGAGCATCGTCTGGTGACGCAAGAACGTCCGCGCCGATAATCCAGACGCAAAACGAGCTGTTCCGGATGTCGGTAAGACGTGGTTCGTTCCAGCGACGTAATCGCCGAGCGTTTCCGGTGTCTCGTGACCGAGGAAGATCATCCCAGCGTGACGGATCGACTTGACGACCTCTTGCGGATTGGCAACGGCAAGTTCCAAGTGTTCCGCTGCGAGACGGTTCGCTTCTTCGATCGCTTTCTCAAGTGGAGCGACGAAGACGCCACCGTTTTCCATCGCACGACGGGCAATCTCTTGACGCGGCAATTGCTGTAAGCGCCGCTCGATTTCTGCATCCACCGCTTGTTTCATCTCTTCCGTTGGCACGAAGGCGATCGCGACAGCGTCACGGTCGTGTTCGGCTTGCGCAAGGAGGTCGGCTGCGATCCGGTCCGGATGCGCTGTTTCGTCCGCGATGACGACGACTTCCGATGGACCGGCAACCGAGTCGATACCAACGATCCCGTAGACTTGGCGTTTTGCTTCAGCAACGAAGCGGTTTCCGGGTCCGACGATCAAGTCAACGGCTTGGATGCTTTCTGTTCCAAATGTCAGCGCGGCGACCGCTTGTGCTCCACCAATCGTATAGATTTCTGTCACACCAGCGATGCGTGCCGCAACGAGAACCTCATCACTTAAGTTCGTCATCGGTGTCACCATGACGACGCGTTCGACTCCGGCAACTTTCGCTGGAATCGCGTTCATCAAGACGGTCGATGGATAACTTGCTGCACCACCCGGTACGTAGATCCCGACCGAATCAACGGGAACGAACCGTTGGCGTCGTGTCACGTCTGCTTCGACGAGTTCGATGTCAGACGGTAGTTCTTGTTCGTGCCACTCGACGAGTCGTGTCGCCATCAACTTCAACGAGTCAATCAAGTTGGCGTCTGCCTGTTCGAAGGCTTGTGTGATCCGTGTTTCACTGAGACGGAAATCTTCGAGATCGACCTGATCGAATTGGTTCGTGTAATCGCGGACAGCAGCGTCACCGTCTGTTGCGACGCGTTCGAGAATCGCGCGGACCGCGAGCTCCGTGTCGCGATCGATGCTGAATGGTTTTGTCGGTGTCATGATCGTGTCACTCCTTCTGTCAATTGCTCGAGCAAGCGGATGACTTCCACCCGCTTCCGTTTTAACGTCCATTCGCTCGTAAAGAATCGAGCGCTGATATCGATGATTTTTTCGTATTCATTTAGTCCGTTCGCCCGTAACGTCTCACCTGTCTCGACGATATCGACGATTGCGTCAGCAAGACCAAGTAACGGTGCTAGTTCAACGGATCCGTTCAACGGTACGATGTCGACGTCGACACCGAGTTCGCTGAAGTAGCGTTTTGCGATGACCGGATACTTCGTCGCGATCCGGACGCGGCGTCCGCCTTCGAATTGCAACGGTTCCTTTGCACAGACGGACATCCGGCAGACACCGAACGGTAATTCCGCGAGTTCCGATAGTTCTTGATCCGATTCCAGTAGGATATCACTGCCGGTGATCGCGACGTCAAGAACACCTTGAGCGACATACGGAATCAAATCCGATCCTTTCATGAAGACGAATTCGTGCTCGCCCCGTTTGACGATTAGTTCGCGTTCAATGGCTCCCCATGTCTCGACGCCAGCTTCTTTTAGATAACGTTCTGTCGCTTTCGACAGCCGTCCTTTCGTAATTCCGATTCGCATTTAGAGCACCTCCGCCAACCGTTCGACCGAGAATCCGATGCCGAACGCCTGTTGTTCTTGTCCGAATTGTTCATAGAGCCGGTCGTAGCGTCCACCGACGAGGACGGGTTCCGTCACGCCTTCGATGAAACCGTGGACCGTGATCCCGTCGTAGTACGTCTGTAAGCCCATTTGACCGAAGTCGAGATCGGCATTGACGGCTTCCGCGAGATCAAGCACGGCATTGAGTCGTGTTTCGTCAACGTACGGTAAGATCGTCTCTGCTCCTTCGCGTCCGAATAATAAAGGAAGTTTCGCAAGTAAGGCATCATCAAGTTGACCCGCGATTCGCTTCAGTTCGATGACGTTACGTAAACGAAGCATCTGTGTCACTTGGTCGCGTAAGTGGTGATCACCGACACGTGTCTCAATCAAATGCTCGATCAGTCCGGCATCGCCGATTGAGAGGGTGACTTCTTTTCCTGTCAGTTCCTCGACGAGTCGGACCGCGAGTTGGATTGCTTCGACTTCTGCGATTTGTCCCCGTTCCTCGAATCCGACCTGGAACTTCTCTTCCGGTTGAAAGACGGAGCCACTGTAGAAGACACGTTTATATTGTTCGCGACCGCGTTCGCTGAGTGCACGTGCGACACTAGTCGTAAAATCCATCCGAATCTGTTCCCGTCCACCGATTTCCTCAATTAAGGGGGTGATTAATCGGGTATAGTTAGATTGTTCGAGTCCATCTTCGAGCTGACGGATGACCTGCTGGAGCCGCGTTGCTGAGGCACCGACATAGTCCGTCGCTCCATCCTTGAGTCGAATCGTAGAAAATGATTGCATACTCCCACTCCTTTATCTTATTATCACTGTACCACGCTAAATTATTTAACGATAAGATACCGCGTTTGGGGCACATTGTCAATCGCTTTGCTTGCCAATTCTAAAAAATCGGAGGGTTACTCATGCAATTATTGAAATGGGACGGTCACGTCCACAGTCCATATTGTCCACACGGTACGAAGGATCCACTTGAAGCCTACATCGAGCGTGCCTTAGAGCAAGGCTTAGAACGGATCAGCTTCACGGAACATGCCCCTTTACCTGAAGGTGTGACGGATCCTGCGCCAGATAACGATTCCGGAATGTCGTTCGCGACAGCCGATGCCTACCTGAAGGAATTGACGCAACTCCGCGAGACATACAAGAATCAGATTGATATCCGGATCGGGATGGAGTTCGACTACTGGGAAGGGCATGTCGACGGTACGCGTGACATCATTGCCCGCTACGCTGACGTCTTAACCGACGGCATTCTCTCACTGCATTACTTATACATCGATGAGCAATATTACGGCGTCGACTTCAGCAAGGAAAGCTTCGGTGAGATCGTCACGAAACTCGGAAGCGTCACGGCGGTACACGAACGCTATTATGAAGGCATCCAAGCCCTCGTCATGACGGACCTCGGTGCACACCAGCCGAAGCGCCTCGGTCACTTAACGTTACCGACGAAATTCATCCAAGCCTATCCGCTTGAGTCGAACCCAACGAACCTCGACGACACGTTACGGAAGATCCGTCAGGCGAACTTCACACTCGACGTCAACACAGCAGGACTCCGGAAACCATTATGTGGTCTTTCCTATCCTTACCCGGAACTCTTGCAAGTCACGCAGTCGTTATCGCTTCCGCTCGTCTATGGATCTGATGCCCATCTTGCGAAAGATGTCGGTGCTGATTTTGATTTCAAATGGTAAAACAAAAATCCGGATGCCGTAGCGTCCGGATTTTTTTGTTTAAGAATACGGGAAATCAGCAGAGTCGACAGGAGCAATCGATCGTGCTAATTTTTTTAATTGTTTTAGCGACACGTTACCGGACAGGAGGACGATTTGATTGTCCTCGACGTAGTAGAGGTTCGTTCTCTTTTGTTTCTGCTCGAAATAAGCCGTCTGTCCGTTCGCAAGTGTCGTTTCCTTCCAGTCCTCGCCTTGAACGTCTTGCTTCGGAACAACGGTTAGAAGAATCGTTTGGGACTTCGTGTGGAAGAACCAAACACTATCGTCCCCATTAGGAGTCGAACTACTCATAATCGCTTGGAATGTCGAGAACGGTAAATTCAAGCCGCGAGCAGAACTACTCTTCTTAATGTTTTGAACGTCGTCATATGAGACGCCTCCTAACATCCAGTTCGTCTCTTGCTTGGTATACTCTAGTACAGCAAGACGATCTGCTCCTTTTGGATAATGCAGCGTCACGTAAGCATGATTTCCGACAACGATACTGCTCCAGATATCACCTTCAGTCGGGTGCGCTTTTGTTCCATCTTTAAAGTAAAACGTCACGTGACGACGGAAATCCGCTTCAAACGAATCCTGTTCTGAAAAGTCCTTCGCTTTAATGCGTTGCACGATGGCATCGGGATTATTTACATCTTCAGCAGTATTATCCTCGATCCAGTGTGACCTAAGCTGATTCAAAGGCGGAATTTGGTCCGGTTCTGCACAACCGGTCAAGATACTTGCAGCGAGTAAAGCACTGATTACACCAAT contains:
- a CDS encoding pyridoxal phosphate-dependent aminotransferase, which produces MRLHQNERFTTHSPVGIEAIQELIATFPLNEYPVEIIDQVRASYATYAGVRPTQLVAGNGSDELIGYLCARYGGPGMPVIASEPDFVMYQFYADRARAPFERVPLLDEMALDVDGLIAAPGEIIFLSHPHNPSGVLRKEADIRRLLDSGKYVVIDEAYIDFALEQSMLHLLEEYPKAIILRTLSKAFGLASLRLGFVIASEQIIEEIEQIKSPYNVSGLSAAVGIAIMAEPELDRVLEETYASREAIERILAPIGKTYPSAANFVYVEYPEAERFTQRCADAGLRIRLFDQAFRVSCGSPEAMQVLETCVEEELRCGVAQANE
- the hisD gene encoding histidinol dehydrogenase; the protein is MTPTKPFSIDRDTELAVRAILERVATDGDAAVRDYTNQFDQVDLEDFRLSETRITQAFEQADANLIDSLKLMATRLVEWHEQELPSDIELVEADVTRRQRFVPVDSVGIYVPGGAASYPSTVLMNAIPAKVAGVERVVMVTPMTNLSDEVLVAARIAGVTEIYTIGGAQAVAALTFGTESIQAVDLIVGPGNRFVAEAKRQVYGIVGIDSVAGPSEVVVIADETAHPDRIAADLLAQAEHDRDAVAIAFVPTEEMKQAVDAEIERRLQQLPRQEIARRAMENGGVFVAPLEKAIEEANRLAAEHLELAVANPQEVVKSIRHAGMIFLGHETPETLGDYVAGTNHVLPTSGTARFASGLSARTFLRHQTMLEATRAGVQRLANAAKTVARVEGLEAHAQAIEVRED
- the hisG gene encoding ATP phosphoribosyltransferase, with protein sequence MRIGITKGRLSKATERYLKEAGVETWGAIERELIVKRGEHEFVFMKGSDLIPYVAQGVLDVAITGSDILLESDQELSELAELPFGVCRMSVCAKEPLQFEGGRRVRIATKYPVIAKRYFSELGVDVDIVPLNGSVELAPLLGLADAIVDIVETGETLRANGLNEYEKIIDISARFFTSEWTLKRKRVEVIRLLEQLTEGVTRS
- a CDS encoding ATP phosphoribosyltransferase regulatory subunit, whose protein sequence is MQSFSTIRLKDGATDYVGASATRLQQVIRQLEDGLEQSNYTRLITPLIEEIGGREQIRMDFTTSVARALSERGREQYKRVFYSGSVFQPEEKFQVGFEERGQIAEVEAIQLAVRLVEELTGKEVTLSIGDAGLIEHLIETRVGDHHLRDQVTQMLRLRNVIELKRIAGQLDDALLAKLPLLFGREGAETILPYVDETRLNAVLDLAEAVNADLDFGQMGLQTYYDGITVHGFIEGVTEPVLVGGRYDRLYEQFGQEQQAFGIGFSVERLAEVL
- the hisJ gene encoding histidinol-phosphatase HisJ, producing MQLLKWDGHVHSPYCPHGTKDPLEAYIERALEQGLERISFTEHAPLPEGVTDPAPDNDSGMSFATADAYLKELTQLRETYKNQIDIRIGMEFDYWEGHVDGTRDIIARYADVLTDGILSLHYLYIDEQYYGVDFSKESFGEIVTKLGSVTAVHERYYEGIQALVMTDLGAHQPKRLGHLTLPTKFIQAYPLESNPTNLDDTLRKIRQANFTLDVNTAGLRKPLCGLSYPYPELLQVTQSLSLPLVYGSDAHLAKDVGADFDFKW